The following coding sequences lie in one Candidatus Eremiobacterota bacterium genomic window:
- a CDS encoding UDP-N-acetylmuramoyl-L-alanyl-D-glutamate--2,6-diaminopimelate ligase, with the protein MAAERHVALTALLERVDSAEIVGSTDVDVGAVTIDSRNVEPRALFVALRGSRTDGHHFVRNAVGAGARVVVVEELAPDVPPDVTTVRVSDTRRALSAIAAAFYGDPSHDLAVVGITGTNGKTTTAHMAASILNEGGVPCGITGTVGAAFGPQRRALENTTPLPPVLHELLAAMRDDGAKAVAMEVSSHALALDRVNDVRFAVATLTNVARDHLDFHGSQQEYAAVKRRLFTLARACVLNADDAHGARWAAELREEKREVITYGLNDGATLVARDIVVAPERTRFAVGGQRYELLLPGRFNVSNALAAIGIARFFGIDDAAAARGLSRVDRIPGRMERLAGAGITVVVDYAHTPDALENALRSLRETARGALAVVFGCGGDRDRGKRPEMGAVASRFADRVYLTNDNPRGEEPQAIVDAIVAGTVNSNVIVELDRERAIARAIAEARAGDVVLVAGKGHEPYQIVGDRVLPFDDVAAAREALTARVMVR; encoded by the coding sequence GTGGCCGCTGAGCGGCACGTCGCCCTGACTGCACTGCTCGAACGCGTCGACTCGGCCGAGATCGTGGGGTCAACCGATGTCGACGTCGGCGCCGTTACCATCGATTCGCGCAACGTCGAGCCGCGAGCGCTCTTCGTGGCATTACGCGGCAGCCGCACCGACGGTCATCATTTCGTGCGCAATGCCGTCGGCGCCGGGGCGCGCGTCGTCGTCGTCGAGGAGCTGGCGCCCGACGTGCCGCCCGACGTAACGACCGTACGAGTCTCCGACACCCGCCGGGCACTCTCGGCGATTGCTGCGGCGTTCTACGGCGATCCGTCGCACGATTTGGCAGTCGTCGGTATTACCGGCACGAACGGGAAAACGACGACCGCGCACATGGCCGCGTCGATTCTCAATGAAGGCGGGGTTCCGTGCGGCATCACCGGAACGGTCGGAGCCGCCTTTGGGCCACAACGGCGCGCATTGGAGAACACCACACCGCTGCCCCCCGTGCTGCACGAACTGCTCGCGGCGATGCGCGACGACGGGGCGAAAGCGGTTGCGATGGAAGTCAGCTCGCATGCGCTCGCGCTCGATCGGGTGAATGACGTACGCTTCGCCGTCGCCACGTTAACGAATGTCGCGCGCGATCACCTCGATTTCCATGGCAGCCAACAGGAATATGCCGCGGTCAAGCGCCGTCTCTTCACGCTGGCAAGAGCGTGCGTGCTCAACGCCGACGATGCGCATGGCGCGCGCTGGGCAGCCGAACTTCGCGAGGAGAAGCGTGAGGTCATCACCTACGGCCTCAACGATGGAGCAACCCTCGTCGCACGCGATATCGTGGTTGCGCCCGAGCGCACTCGTTTCGCCGTCGGCGGTCAGCGATACGAGTTGCTTCTCCCCGGACGCTTTAACGTTTCGAACGCATTGGCGGCCATCGGCATCGCACGTTTTTTCGGTATCGACGACGCGGCTGCGGCGCGCGGCCTCTCCCGCGTCGATCGCATCCCCGGGCGAATGGAGCGGCTCGCGGGCGCGGGCATCACCGTGGTCGTCGATTACGCGCACACACCCGACGCGCTCGAAAACGCTTTGCGATCGTTGCGCGAAACGGCGCGCGGCGCGCTCGCCGTCGTGTTTGGCTGCGGCGGCGATCGCGACCGCGGGAAGCGCCCCGAGATGGGTGCGGTGGCTTCGCGCTTCGCCGATCGAGTCTATTTGACGAACGACAATCCCCGCGGCGAGGAACCGCAGGCGATCGTGGACGCGATCGTCGCCGGAACCGTCAACTCCAACGTCATCGTCGAGCTCGACCGGGAACGCGCGATCGCACGCGCCATCGCCGAGGCCCGGGCCGGCGACGTCGTGCTCGTTGCGGGAAAGGGCCACGAACCATATCAGATCGTCGGCGATCGGGTACTTCCATTCGACGACGTGGCCGCGGCGCGCGAGGCTCTTACGGCGCGCGTAATGGTACGATGA
- a CDS encoding UDP-N-acetylmuramoyl-tripeptide--D-alanyl-D-alanine ligase, producing the protein MRVPLELAVRAASATLIDGDTAPATLRVSTDTRAIERGDTFVALRGERFDGHDFVAEAAQRGAALLVVDRPEARLPGLPTLLVADTRLAYMALAGAARSLFANRVLAITGSAGKTTTKAFLATLLAAKHGDRVLSAPGNENNEIGVSKLLLRASNDAHDVLVVEMGARHYGDIAALVAIARPHFGILTNVGEAHLEIMGSHERLEETKWALFSQGARPILNADDPVSRRRAASLEQRVHWFAARENASVDPSLLGELTSLTMLAGDRLFHCAGERREEHRVEVRVPGLHNRANLAAAIAGAIELGVPIADVLPELGRLQLPEGRYDRIPLGGIRLIYDAYNANASSMMAALDAFAAETAARRIAVLASMAELGDESKTLHERVGAHAAARVDTLLVRGEYASDLARGAQSAGLGLEQIVLVESNAQAARWLREHVRPQDVVLLKGSRKYKLEEIVQELRT; encoded by the coding sequence ATGAGAGTTCCGCTCGAGCTCGCGGTTCGCGCGGCGAGCGCGACGTTGATTGACGGGGATACCGCGCCGGCCACCTTGCGTGTGAGCACCGACACGCGGGCGATCGAGCGCGGCGATACATTTGTGGCGCTGCGCGGCGAGCGCTTCGACGGACACGATTTCGTCGCCGAAGCAGCGCAACGCGGCGCGGCGCTGCTCGTCGTCGATCGCCCCGAAGCGCGCCTGCCGGGCCTCCCCACCTTGCTCGTTGCCGACACAAGGCTGGCATACATGGCACTCGCCGGCGCGGCGCGCTCGCTCTTTGCCAATCGCGTGCTGGCAATAACCGGAAGTGCGGGAAAAACGACGACGAAAGCATTTCTCGCGACCCTGCTCGCAGCCAAACACGGTGACCGCGTGCTCAGCGCTCCCGGCAACGAGAATAACGAGATCGGCGTGAGCAAGCTGCTCTTACGAGCTTCCAACGACGCGCACGACGTGCTGGTCGTCGAGATGGGGGCGCGTCATTACGGCGACATTGCGGCATTGGTCGCGATCGCTCGCCCGCACTTCGGCATCTTGACGAACGTCGGCGAGGCGCATCTCGAAATTATGGGGTCGCACGAGCGGCTCGAAGAAACGAAGTGGGCGCTGTTTTCGCAGGGAGCCCGCCCGATTCTCAATGCGGACGATCCGGTATCGCGTCGCCGCGCAGCGTCGCTCGAGCAACGCGTCCATTGGTTTGCGGCACGCGAAAACGCCTCAGTCGATCCGAGTCTGCTCGGCGAGCTTACGTCGCTTACCATGCTTGCCGGCGATCGGCTTTTTCATTGTGCCGGTGAACGTCGCGAAGAGCATCGCGTCGAGGTTCGCGTCCCCGGTCTGCACAATCGAGCGAATCTGGCCGCCGCGATTGCCGGCGCGATCGAGCTGGGCGTGCCGATCGCCGACGTTCTTCCCGAACTTGGAAGATTACAGCTCCCCGAAGGCCGGTACGATCGCATTCCGCTCGGAGGAATTCGTCTCATCTACGATGCCTACAATGCCAACGCCAGCAGCATGATGGCAGCGCTTGACGCCTTCGCGGCGGAGACGGCGGCGCGCCGGATTGCCGTCCTCGCGAGCATGGCCGAACTTGGAGACGAGTCAAAGACGCTGCACGAACGGGTGGGGGCGCACGCCGCGGCGCGCGTGGACACGCTGCTGGTCCGCGGTGAGTACGCGTCCGACCTCGCGCGCGGGGCGCAGAGCGCTGGACTCGGGCTCGAGCAAATCGTACTCGTCGAAAGCAACGCGCAGGCGGCGCGCTGGCTGCGCGAACACGTGCGCCCGCAGGACGTCGTTTTGTTGAAGGGTTCGCGCAAATATAAGCTGGAAGAGATCGTTCAAGAGTTGCGCACGTGA
- a CDS encoding coenzyme F420-0:L-glutamate ligase — protein sequence MSTATRSLLVQRPETPAGLIAIPLRTPLVRPGDDLPAMVAQAACGIARAGDVIAVSETAVAIAQGELLAAESVRPSKLAFVLSRRADPMATISQPESMQLVIDRIGVWKIVAATLLQLLGRLFGRRGLFYHMVGDAIAAVDGYTGTMPPYERAIVFAPRDPDGVAETVARQTGVACAVVDANDLGTAKVLGASGDVRRAIVAAALFDNPHGNSDEQTPLVVLKWRGHGENPLHRGSES from the coding sequence GTGAGCACGGCCACGCGAAGTCTGCTCGTGCAACGGCCGGAAACGCCGGCCGGATTGATTGCGATTCCGCTGCGCACCCCGTTGGTTCGTCCGGGAGACGATCTCCCCGCGATGGTCGCGCAAGCAGCGTGCGGCATCGCGCGCGCCGGCGACGTCATTGCCGTCTCGGAGACGGCGGTGGCGATTGCGCAAGGGGAGTTGCTCGCCGCCGAATCGGTGCGTCCATCGAAGTTGGCTTTCGTGCTTTCGCGTCGCGCCGATCCAATGGCGACGATCAGCCAACCCGAATCGATGCAGCTGGTCATCGATCGCATTGGGGTGTGGAAGATTGTCGCTGCAACCTTGCTGCAGCTTCTGGGGCGGCTCTTCGGCCGGCGCGGTCTCTTCTATCACATGGTGGGTGACGCGATCGCCGCCGTTGACGGCTACACCGGAACGATGCCGCCGTACGAACGTGCAATCGTCTTCGCGCCGCGCGATCCCGACGGCGTTGCCGAAACAGTTGCACGGCAAACCGGCGTCGCCTGTGCCGTCGTCGATGCGAACGATCTCGGGACGGCAAAAGTGCTCGGTGCGTCAGGCGATGTGCGTCGCGCGATCGTGGCCGCCGCGCTCTTTGACAATCCGCATGGCAACAGCGACGAGCAAACGCCGCTGGTAGTACTGAAATGGCGCGGACATGGCGAGAATCCATTGCACCGCGGCAGCGAGTCATGA